A region from the Aegilops tauschii subsp. strangulata cultivar AL8/78 chromosome 5, Aet v6.0, whole genome shotgun sequence genome encodes:
- the LOC141023171 gene encoding uncharacterized protein → MAVDFPFFRQLTLHIVVLTQETLRIMLAGCPALESLLLEENVGIACMRISSPTIRSIDLYTPRDKKSVLHELVIEDAPCLERLLSLNPKYGPKYSPVNIRVIRAPRLKILGSLSPGILPSRVATTVFQKMIANSLRTIMHTVKVLALDLVGPDLDAVLDFLKYFPCLERLYISLYSVLL, encoded by the exons ATGGCTGTGGATTTTCCTTTCTTCCGGCAGCTCACCTTGCACATTGTCGTCCTCACGCAGGAGACTCTCCGCATCATGCTTGCCGGCTGCCCTGCGTTGGAGAGCCTCTTGCTGGAGGAGAATGTCGGCATTGCCTGCATGCGCATCAGCTCCCCGACTATCAGGAGCATCGACCTCTATACTCCACGGGACAAAAAATCTGTCCTGCACGAGCTGGTAATCGAGGACGCGCCTTGCCTGGAGAGATTGTTATCACTCAATCCAAAGTATGGTCCAAAGTACAGTCCGGTGAACATCCGAGTAATCAGGGCTCCCAGATTGAAAATACTAGGTTCACTAAGCCCCGGCATTTTGCCATCTCGAGTTGCAACGACGGTTTTCCAG AAAATGATTGCCAATAGCTTGAGAACCATAATGCACACCGTGAAGGTTTTGGCTCTTGACCTTGTTGGCCCTGATTTGGATGCAGTTCTCGACTTTCTCAAGTACTTCCCTTGTTTGGAGAGGTTATACATCTCT CTCTATTCCGTGCTGCTCTAA
- the LOC109743637 gene encoding F-box/LRR-repeat protein At3g03360-like — translation MAARPPAGACGEGPSVSAGRADLITSLPDEVLSAIVSLLPIRDGCRTQALSRRWRPIWRAARINLDDVADMHVSRILSYRYDRTEPREVVGVGTWTRSWDLLEVELSLACREERSSTVPAIRTVRFGCRRLPPSLPADFPHLRQLSLHGVTLTEEALRAVLSGCPALESLLLAESVGAPCLRISSPTLQSIGFCAPWDKQAADGSANVGEMVIEDAPRLVRLLPLNPDHGPATIRVIRAPKLEAAGYILLDMYCLFFFT, via the exons ATGGCGGCGCGTCCTCCCGCCGGTGCCTGCGGCGAAGGGCCATCGGTGTCGGCAGGGAGGGCCGATCTCATCACCAGCCTGCCGGACGAGGTCCTCAGCGCCATCGTATCCCTCCTCCCCATCAGGGACGGCTGCCGCACGCAGGCCCTCTCCCGCCGGTGGCGCCCTATATGGCGTGCCGCGCGCATCAACCTCGACGACGTCGCCGACATGCACGTCTCCAGGATCCTCTCCTACCGCTACGACCGCACGGAACCCCGCGAGGTTGTCGGCGTCGGCACCTGGACCCGCTCCTGGGATCTGCTGGAGGTCGAGCTCTCCCTGGCGTGCAGGGAAGAGCGCAGCAGCACCGTGCCCGCGATCCGCACGGTGAGATTCGGCTGCCGCCGCCTGCCGCCCAGCCTGCCTGCGGATTTCCCGCACCTCCGGCAGCTCAGCCTGCACGGTGTCACGCTGACGGAGGAGGCGCTCAGGGCCGTGCTCTCGGGCTGCCCAGCGTTGGAGAGCCTTCTGCTGGCGGAGAGCGTGGGCGCTCCATGCCTCCGCATCAGTTCCCCGACTCTCCAGAGCATCGGCTTCTGTGCTCCTTGGGACAAGCAAGCTGCCGATGGCAGTGCCAATGTCGGAGAGATGGTAATCGAGGATGCCCCCCGCCTCGTGAGGTTGCTCCCACTCAATCCAGACCATGGTCCAGCGACGATCCGGGTGATCCGGGCTCCTAAACTAGAG GCAGCAGGCTATATTCTTCTTGATATGTACTGCTTATTTTTCTTCACTTAG